AGATGGCAGATCGAGTCATCGTCCTAAGCAAAGGAAGTATCGTTAATGACAATATACCATCCATCATCAGACAACAAGTTAGAAAATCAACAATTCATGTTCCAATAAAGTATCAGCATCTTTTAGTTAAAGAGATACAATCCGAATTTCAAATTAAACAACAGGAAATTTTAATCATTTCAGAAGAAGTTGAAGATGTTTTAATGCAATTAATCAAGTTGAATATCAACTTGAATGAAATAGAAATTACCAAAGCATCTTTAGCAGATTATATTTTTGAGGAGGAGAATTTATCATGATTTTAAGTTATCTAAAACTTGATATAAGAACGACTTTCCGCCAAAAAACATATCTATTATTATCGATTGCATTACCTTTGATTTTCTTTCTTGTATTTACATCTATAGGAAATGTACCGAAAGAACAAGCACAAACAATATATAAAGAAAGTTTATTTAGTATGGCAGTATTCAGCCTGACGAGCTTTTGCTTAATGACCTTTCCGATAGAACTCATTAACGATAAACAATCAGGATGGCAGAAAAAAATATTATCAACTTCTATGAAAGCACATCAATATTACCTTGCGAAAATTTTAAAAATTATGGGATTATTTGCTTTGTCTATTTCACTGATATTTATAGCTGCGGCTACACTCCGGGGTGTGAAAATGACGTTAGAAGAGTGGTTATTTGCTGGATTGCTGTTATGGGTGGGAAGCAGTCTTTTTTTATCAGTAGGGGTATTGCTTTCACAAATACCAGACATTAAGAAAGCGAGCAGTATCGGTAATCTACTTTATTTGTTATTAGCTATAGCGGGTGGATTGTGGTTTCCGATTAAGTTATTTCCAAATTGGCTGCAAACTATTGCACATTGGACACCCACTTATCATTTGAAAAATGTAGTATTTTCTTATACTACAACTCATAGTATCTCTTGGTATTCGTTTGGCGTTCTCTTTATCTATAGTATACTGTTCTTAATTATTGCATTTTATATCCAACAAAAAACGGACGTGATTTGATTGAAACTTTCTAAACGACTTAAAGAAGATCCTTATGGTGTTTCCAGCTTTGTCTATTTAGTGTTTCCTATTATTGCTTTGTTTTCGGATCAAATTGAAGGGCCTAAATGGTTACTTATCTTAATGATTATTATATTCTCGATTGATTATTATATGATGATTTTTCATGTAAACGATCATACATCCAAAGTTAAACGGCTTATTTATCTGTTAATTCATTTAATTGGAATTGTCTACTTTTGTTATGCAATTGGATCGACATTTGTGATGTTTTTCTTCTTCGGTAGTTTCGCATTACCTTATGTCTATCGCGTCTCAGCTAAATCACTAGAGAATTATTTGTATTTAACCACGATAGTCATGACTTCTATCTATTTAATCACTCAATATACACCGAATGCTATTATTGTAGTGGTAATTGATTTAATAGTGGTTATTATTGCTTTTACAAATTTTCAAAATGTGGAAAATAATAAGGCTAAAGAAAAGATTGAAGAAAAGAATCGCTATATTAATTTATTGATTGCGGAACAAGAACGTCAACGTATCGGACAAGACTTGCACGATACTTTAGGTCATGTATTTGCAAGTTTAAGTATTAAATCTGAGCTGGCCGCAAAGTTAATTGATATTGACATCGATAAAGCGAAGACAGAGATGCAATCTGTCAATCAATTATCTAAAGAAGCATTAGAAAAAGTCAGAGAAATTGTTGACCAATTAAAATTTCAAAGCTTTCGAGAAGAGGTAGCTTCGGTGAGTCACTTGCTTCAAGAAACAGGTATTCAATTTAACTTTGAAAATGCAAAGATTGCCAAATCAATTAATAAAGGCCGACAATCTATATTGTCTATGGTTCTTAGAGAAGCGGTGAATAATATTATCAAACATGCAGAGGCTACCAAAGTTTCGGGGTGCTTAGTTGAAACAGATACAGGTTATCTTTTTAAAATTCAAGATAATGGAAAGGGAATGGAACCATCTGCTACTGCACTCAATAGTATAGAAGAGAGAGTTAAATTGTTGGGCGGTAACTTGAAAATTATCTCTAATCAAGGACTAACTATAGAAATTGAATTTAAAAGGGGTGAATTATAATGATAAAGGTAGTATTAGCAGAGGACCAAGAGATGCTTCGACAAGCAATGGTTCAGCTCATTTCTATGAACGATGATATTGAAATTGTGTTTGATAGTGCAGACGGAAAGAAAGCTTGGGATTTTATTAAAACTAATCAACCGGATGTTGCCATATTAGATATTGAAATGCCAGGACTTACTGGACTTGAAGTGCTTGGGAAAATTCGTGAAGCTGATATTTCAACGAAGGTCATTATAGTGACTACATTCAAGCGACCAGGCTACTTTGAACGCGCAGTCGCAAATAATGTGGATGCTTACGTCTTAAAAGAAAGATCGGTTGAAGAG
Above is a genomic segment from Staphylococcus piscifermentans containing:
- a CDS encoding response regulator transcription factor — its product is MIKVVLAEDQEMLRQAMVQLISMNDDIEIVFDSADGKKAWDFIKTNQPDVAILDIEMPGLTGLEVLGKIREADISTKVIIVTTFKRPGYFERAVANNVDAYVLKERSVEELVHTIHTVMEGKKEYSQSLMTTFFSEKNPLTPSEQLILKEIGNGYSSKEIADKLYLSDGTVRNYTSAAIDKLEAENRFDAWKIAESKGWII
- a CDS encoding ABC transporter permease, which codes for MILSYLKLDIRTTFRQKTYLLLSIALPLIFFLVFTSIGNVPKEQAQTIYKESLFSMAVFSLTSFCLMTFPIELINDKQSGWQKKILSTSMKAHQYYLAKILKIMGLFALSISLIFIAAATLRGVKMTLEEWLFAGLLLWVGSSLFLSVGVLLSQIPDIKKASSIGNLLYLLLAIAGGLWFPIKLFPNWLQTIAHWTPTYHLKNVVFSYTTTHSISWYSFGVLFIYSILFLIIAFYIQQKTDVI
- a CDS encoding sensor histidine kinase, with the protein product MKLSKRLKEDPYGVSSFVYLVFPIIALFSDQIEGPKWLLILMIIIFSIDYYMMIFHVNDHTSKVKRLIYLLIHLIGIVYFCYAIGSTFVMFFFFGSFALPYVYRVSAKSLENYLYLTTIVMTSIYLITQYTPNAIIVVVIDLIVVIIAFTNFQNVENNKAKEKIEEKNRYINLLIAEQERQRIGQDLHDTLGHVFASLSIKSELAAKLIDIDIDKAKTEMQSVNQLSKEALEKVREIVDQLKFQSFREEVASVSHLLQETGIQFNFENAKIAKSINKGRQSILSMVLREAVNNIIKHAEATKVSGCLVETDTGYLFKIQDNGKGMEPSATALNSIEERVKLLGGNLKIISNQGLTIEIEFKRGEL